A single genomic interval of Anopheles darlingi chromosome X, idAnoDarlMG_H_01, whole genome shotgun sequence harbors:
- the LOC125954753 gene encoding eukaryotic translation initiation factor 4B isoform X2 — MATVSGKKGKKTKKNKLSLGEFLTDGNTGALNQVQISVPVKLSGDWGDDVDDDDDERSLRTQVIALPTAPRATRIMNDDSIPHHPPFSIYVSNLPYDINDEDLYDFFPGMDIVSMSLPRDDGDSRRLRGFGNIEFASRNDLINVLAMPEPIIRNRRIRIGLYNENDTKRRNNRYDNFGGGDSERGGSDNWRDRPDGNSSGYGPRGSDGGNSGMRRYNNYNRDRDEQRDRPDSGGNWRAGDRPAAAAAPVSPNAYRRFGSGGPGGDRDRDGGFMRRNVDRTPRRDHDVPMERPKLVLQPRTLPIPERQKPSSIDDDSEVNDGEGDSNRRNGEEPELSSAPRAKPTPVPAAKVFGAAKPVDTAAREREIEERLQEEERKEREERQRKRAEAAAVAGEDGAGGDNEPDKENVTTQNCKNKAGNGDAGGAPEEIISWRVRNTDDEKDDRKTDNHREQRGDNRPVYRNTARYQRNSSGHEATIVGSEVPDTDTKQAQPKERDVKMEDRMPKFHEPIGPNLSVNNTFEGLTADDDDIGD, encoded by the exons ATGGCTACCGTATCAG gaaaaaagggcaaaaagacgaagaagaacaagcTTTCGTTAGGCGAGTTCCTTACCGATGGTAATACGGGCGCACTGAACCAGGTGCAGATTTCTGTACCGGTCAAGCTCAGCGGCGACTGGGGCGATGAtgtggatgacgatgatgatgaacgttCCCTGCGAACGCAGGTTATCGCATTGCCGACGGCACCGCGGGCTACCCGGATAATGAACGATGACTCGATTCCGCATCATCCGCCCTTTTCGATCTACGTGTCGAACCTACCGTATGATATCAACGATGAAGATCTGTACGACTTCTTTCCTGGCATGGACATCGTCTCGATGTCGCTGCCGCGAGATGACGGCGATTCACGTCGGCTTCGTGGCTTCGGCAACATCGAGTTTGCTTCGCGCAATGATCTGATCAATGTACTGGCCATGCCCGAACCCATCATCCGCAACCGGCGCATTCGCATCGGGCTGTACAATGAGAATGACACGAAACGGCGCAACAATCGATACGACAatttcggtggtggcgattCGGAACGCGGTGGATCGGACAATTGGCGCGACCGGCCGGACGGCAATAGTAGCGGCTACGGTCCACGCGGCTCCGACGGTGGTAACAGTGGAATGCGTCGCTATAATAACTACAACCGAGATCGTGATGAGCAACGCGATCGTCCCGATTCAGGTGGTAACTGGCGGGCCGGAGATCGccctgcggcagcagcagcacccgttTCGCCGAACGCATACAGGCGCTTCGGCAGCGGAGGTCCAGGTGGTGATCGCGACCGTGACGGTGGGTTCATGCGCCGTAATGTAGATCGGACACCACGCCGTGACCATGACGTACCAATGGAGCGGCCAAAGCTGGTACTGCAGCCGCGCACGTTGCCAATCCCGGAGCGACAGAAACCGAGCTCAATCGATGACGATTCAGAAGTGAATGACGGAGAAGGTGATTCTAACAGGCGTAATGGCGAAGAACCGGAACTGTCGTCCGCGCCACGTGCAAAACCgacaccggtaccggcggcAAAGGTGTTTGGTGCTGCCAAACCGGTTGATACGGCCGCCAGAGAGCGTGAAATTGAAGAACGtctgcaggaggaggaacgaAAGGAGCGCGAAGAGCGCCAGCGTAAACGAGCGGaggctgctgcagttgctggcGAAGATGGCGCTGGAGGCGACAATGAGCCGGACAAAGAGAATGTTACTACACAGAACTGTAAGAATAAAGCAGGCAATGGGGATGCCGGAGGTGCACCGGAGGAAATCATTAGCTGGCGTGTACGGAacaccgacgacgaaaaaG ATGATCGCAAAACGGATAATCACCGAGAACAGAGGGGAGATAATCGTCCAGTATATCGCAACACTGCCAGATATCAACG CAATTCCAGTGGCCACGAGGCCACGATTGTCGGTAGTGAGGTGCCAGATACTGACACGAAACAGGCGCAGCCTAAGGAACGTGATGTGAAAATGGAAGACCGTATGCCTAAATTTCACGAGCCTATCGGACC
- the LOC125954753 gene encoding eukaryotic translation initiation factor 4B isoform X1 yields the protein MATVSGKKGKKTKKNKLSLGEFLTDGNTGALNQVQISVPVKLSGDWGDDVDDDDDERSLRTQVIALPTAPRATRIMNDDSIPHHPPFSIYVSNLPYDINDEDLYDFFPGMDIVSMSLPRDDGDSRRLRGFGNIEFASRNDLINVLAMPEPIIRNRRIRIGLYNENDTKRRNNRYDNFGGGDSERGGSDNWRDRPDGNSSGYGPRGSDGGNSGMRRYNNYNRDRDEQRDRPDSGGNWRAGDRPAAAAAPVSPNAYRRFGSGGPGGDRDRDGGFMRRNVDRTPRRDHDVPMERPKLVLQPRTLPIPERQKPSSIDDDSEVNDGEGDSNRRNGEEPELSSAPRAKPTPVPAAKVFGAAKPVDTAAREREIEERLQEEERKEREERQRKRAEAAAVAGEDGAGGDNEPDKENVTTQNCKNKAGNGDAGGAPEEIISWRVRNTDDEKGQPAHAQSPTRIPNFSIKHNNRNTDDRKTDNHREQRGDNRPVYRNTARYQRNSSGHEATIVGSEVPDTDTKQAQPKERDVKMEDRMPKFHEPIGPNLSVNNTFEGLTADDDDIGD from the exons ATGGCTACCGTATCAG gaaaaaagggcaaaaagacgaagaagaacaagcTTTCGTTAGGCGAGTTCCTTACCGATGGTAATACGGGCGCACTGAACCAGGTGCAGATTTCTGTACCGGTCAAGCTCAGCGGCGACTGGGGCGATGAtgtggatgacgatgatgatgaacgttCCCTGCGAACGCAGGTTATCGCATTGCCGACGGCACCGCGGGCTACCCGGATAATGAACGATGACTCGATTCCGCATCATCCGCCCTTTTCGATCTACGTGTCGAACCTACCGTATGATATCAACGATGAAGATCTGTACGACTTCTTTCCTGGCATGGACATCGTCTCGATGTCGCTGCCGCGAGATGACGGCGATTCACGTCGGCTTCGTGGCTTCGGCAACATCGAGTTTGCTTCGCGCAATGATCTGATCAATGTACTGGCCATGCCCGAACCCATCATCCGCAACCGGCGCATTCGCATCGGGCTGTACAATGAGAATGACACGAAACGGCGCAACAATCGATACGACAatttcggtggtggcgattCGGAACGCGGTGGATCGGACAATTGGCGCGACCGGCCGGACGGCAATAGTAGCGGCTACGGTCCACGCGGCTCCGACGGTGGTAACAGTGGAATGCGTCGCTATAATAACTACAACCGAGATCGTGATGAGCAACGCGATCGTCCCGATTCAGGTGGTAACTGGCGGGCCGGAGATCGccctgcggcagcagcagcacccgttTCGCCGAACGCATACAGGCGCTTCGGCAGCGGAGGTCCAGGTGGTGATCGCGACCGTGACGGTGGGTTCATGCGCCGTAATGTAGATCGGACACCACGCCGTGACCATGACGTACCAATGGAGCGGCCAAAGCTGGTACTGCAGCCGCGCACGTTGCCAATCCCGGAGCGACAGAAACCGAGCTCAATCGATGACGATTCAGAAGTGAATGACGGAGAAGGTGATTCTAACAGGCGTAATGGCGAAGAACCGGAACTGTCGTCCGCGCCACGTGCAAAACCgacaccggtaccggcggcAAAGGTGTTTGGTGCTGCCAAACCGGTTGATACGGCCGCCAGAGAGCGTGAAATTGAAGAACGtctgcaggaggaggaacgaAAGGAGCGCGAAGAGCGCCAGCGTAAACGAGCGGaggctgctgcagttgctggcGAAGATGGCGCTGGAGGCGACAATGAGCCGGACAAAGAGAATGTTACTACACAGAACTGTAAGAATAAAGCAGGCAATGGGGATGCCGGAGGTGCACCGGAGGAAATCATTAGCTGGCGTGTACGGAacaccgacgacgaaaaaGGTCAGCCTGCGCACGCTCAGTCGCCGACGCGAATACCCAATtttagcataaaacataacaatAGAAATACGG ATGATCGCAAAACGGATAATCACCGAGAACAGAGGGGAGATAATCGTCCAGTATATCGCAACACTGCCAGATATCAACG CAATTCCAGTGGCCACGAGGCCACGATTGTCGGTAGTGAGGTGCCAGATACTGACACGAAACAGGCGCAGCCTAAGGAACGTGATGTGAAAATGGAAGACCGTATGCCTAAATTTCACGAGCCTATCGGACC
- the LOC125954761 gene encoding ATP synthase subunit delta, mitochondrial translates to MNVLRTVRLVTYSKPALRMVQSRSYSDEMAFTLAAANKVFYDSANIRQVDVPSFSGAFGILPKHVPTLAVLKPGVVTVYENDGAQKKIFVSSGTVTVNEDASVQVLAEEAHPVEDLDASACRELLTSAQSQLSSASGDKDRAEAAIAVEVAEALVKAAE, encoded by the exons ATGAATGTCCTGCGTACCGTTCGTTTGGTAACCTACTCGAAGCCCGCACTTCGCATGGTGCAATCTCGCAGCTACTCTGACGAGATGGCCTTCACACTAGCCGCCGCTAACAAGGTGTTCTACGATAGCGCCAACATCCGGCAAGTAGATGTGCCGTCGTTCAGCGGTGCATTCGGTATCTTACCTAAACACGTTCCGACGCTAG CCGTGCTGAAACCCGGCGTTGTCACCGTGTACGAAAACGATGGTGCCCAGAAGAAAATCTTCGTTTCGAGCGGTACCGTCACCGTGAACGAGGATGCGTCGGTGCAGGTGCTGGCCGAAGAGGCCCACCCTGTCGAAGATCTGGATGCATCCGCCTGCAGGGAATTACTGACCAGTGCCCAGAGCCAGCTTTCGTCCGCTTCGGGAGATAAG GATCGTGCCGAAGCTGCCATCGCCGTGGAGGTCGCTGAGGCTCTGGTGAAGGCCGCCGAGTAA
- the LOC125953848 gene encoding putative fatty acyl-CoA reductase CG5065 codes for MHAFSNHPSGLLPVEQNFDPSKPSIREFFAGQDIFVTGGTGFMGKVLIEKLLRSCSDLRTIYMLIREKKDKTVEERIAEMHQLPLFEKLRLEAPHLLAKTVPVRGDVSMPGLGLSSQDREQMREVSVIFHVAASVRFDDPLRAAILLNTRGTQEVVRLAEQLPDLRVLMHVSSTYSNPDRYVIDEEVYPAYADWRDTIRIAEHFDEQTLDVLAPKYMGFLPNTYVFTKSLAEQIVAEHADRLPLILFRPSIVISSMKDPIPGWMDNFNGPVGLLVGCGIGLCRTMYCDPNNIADFTPVDVCIKAMIVAAWKRGTESNVIHKASTSPNLPIYNCCISNLRNSTMTQIVEMGRMISNEIPLDKCIWAPGGSITQVRIYNLFRVLLYHILPAILIDGVFRLMGQKPFLAKLQRKIYTANVALEYFILNNWDFKNRNFIQLASEIKPEDNKDFYYRDFIEFDVTLYFRNCILGARRYLLKEKDENIPKALVHLRRMKLLDKVCKTIIVAVFLYVLLIQFDLLGMALYLVGYTSSFDLGCK; via the exons ATGCACGCGTTCTCCAATCATCCAAGCGGGCTGCTCCCCGTGGAGCAGAACTTCGATCCTAGTAAACCATCGATCAGGGAGTTCTTTGCCGGCCAGGACATTTTCGTGACTGGCGGTACAGGGTTTATGGGAAAGGTGCTGATTGAGAAACTGCTCCGCTCGTGCTCGGACCTCCGGACCATCTACATGCTGATTCGCGAGAAGAAAGACAAGACCGTCGAGGAGCGTATAGCCGAAATGCATCAACTTCCG TTATTTGAAAAGCTGCGCTTAGAGGCCCCACACCTGCTCGCCAAGACTGTACCAGTGCGTGGTGACGTGTCCATGCCCGGGCTTGGCCTGTCGTCCCAAGACCGAGAGCAGATGCGCGAAGTATCCGTCATTTTTCACGTTGCCGCTAGCGTACGCTTTGACGATCCACTCCGGGCGGCGATCCTGCTAAATACTCGCGGTACTCAGGAGGTGGTACGCTTGGCTGAACAGCTGCCGGATCTGCGCGTTCTCATGCACGTCTCGTCGACCTACTCCAACCCGGACCGGTACGTCATCGATGAGGAG GTATATCCAGCATACGCCGATTGGCGCGACACAATCCGAATCGCGGAGCACTTCGACGAACAGACACTGGACGTGCTAGCGCCGAAGTACATGGGCTTTCTGCCGAACACATACGTGTTCACCAAGAGCCTGGCGGAGCAGATTGTCGCCGAGCATGCGGACCGACTGCCATTGATCCTGTTCCGGCCGTCGATCGTCATCTCGTCGATGAAGGACCCGATACCGGGCTGGATGGACAACTTTAATGGACCGGTCGggctgctggtcggttgcgGCATCGGTCTCTGTCGGACCATGTACTGTGATCCGAACAACATCGCCGATTTTACGCCCGTGGACGTGTGCATCAAGGCGATGATTGTTGCGGCCTGGAAGCGCGGCACGGAGTCGAACGTAATCCACAAGGCAAG TACGAGCCCGAATCTTCCTATCTATAACTGCTGCATCTCCAACCTTCGCAATTCCACGATGACGCAAATCGTTGAAATGGGTCGCATGATATCCAATGAGATTCCGCTCGATAAATGCATCTGGGCACCAGGCGGTAGCATCACGCAGGTCCGTATTTACAACCTGTTCCGGGTGCTGCTATACCATATACTACCGGCCATTCTGATCGACGGCGTATTCCGCTTGATGGGTCAAAAACCATT CCTGGCGAAACTACAACGCAAAATCTACACCGCTAACGTGGCGCTCGAGTACTTCATTTTGAACAACTGGGACTTCAAGAATCGTAACTTCATCCAGTTAGCGTCGGAGATAAAGCCAGAGGACAA TAAAGACTTTTATTATCGGGACTTTATCGAGTTTGATGTGACGCTGTACTTCCGGAATTGCATACTCGGTGCCCGGCGCTATCTactgaaggagaaggatgaaaACATCCCTAAAGCGCTGGTTCATCTGCGGCGTATGAAGCTACTAGACAAGGTGTGCAAAACCATAATCGTGGCAGTTTTCTTGTACGTCCTGCTCATCCAGTTCGATCTACTCGGTATGGCACTATACCTGGTTGGCTATACCTCGTCGTTTGATCTGGGTTGCAAGTGA